GTTTCCTCATTTATGGTAGGGGCAGTACATTCAGAATCCTTTTCCTCCAAACGGCTGACGCATCTCCAAACAATAGATTTGTAACCTCGGTTATTCCAATGTAACCGTCGGTAAATATCACCGCACTGTCCGCAGTAAACAATACTCGATAAAGCATACTTACTACTACAGATCCTCTTTTTACCGCCCTTGCCGCCACGAAGATTCGCTCTTCGAACCATCTCTTCTTGAACCCGCATAAAAAGCTCGCGTGGAATGATAGGCTCATGGCTGTTTTCTACATAATATTGGGGAACGATGCCGTTATTCTTGACTCGCTTTTTAGAAAGGAAATCAACCGTATATGTCTTTTGTAGAAGGGCATCACCGATGTATTTTTCATTCTGCAGTATCTTTTTCAGTGTTTCTGGTCTCCATTTTGATTTGCCGCCTGCCGCTGTAAGGATACCGTCAGTTTCTAGACCTCTTGCAATCTGTAAAAGACTGGCTCCTTCAAGGTACTCTCTGTAAATCCTTTTAACAACCTCAGCACCCTTTGGGTCAATGACTAGTTGCTTGTTTTCATCTTTAGTGTATCCTAAGAAACGCTTGTGGTTGACCTGAACTTCACCTTGCTGATAGCGATACTGAATACCCAGCTTGACATTCTGGCTTAAGGACTGGCTCTCTTGTTGGGCAAGGGATGCCATAATGGTCAGCATGATTTCGCCCTTGGAATCCATTGTGTTGATATTCTCTTTTTCAAAGAACACAGCGATGTTTTTATCCTTTAACTGACGGATGTATTTAAGGCAGTCCAACGTGTTTCTGGCAAATCGGCTGATGGACTTTGTAATGATCATATCAATATTTCCTGCCATACACTCATCAATCATGCGGTTAAATTCCTCACGCTTTTTTGTATTGGTGCCTGTGATACCGTCATCCGCAAAAATACCTGCTAGTTCCCAGTCTGTGTTCTTCTTTATATAATTTGTATAGTGTTCAATTTGAATCTCATAACTTGAAGCCTGCTCATCACTATCCGTTGAAACACGGCAGTAAGCAGCCACTCGGATTTTGGGTTTACTTTCATTGCTTTTATTAGTTCCAACCCTTTTGATTGCCGGAATCACTGTTACATTCCTACTCACTACCACTTGTTACACCTCACTTTCTATCAAACTGTAGGCATATTCTGCCTGCTGGTATGGGTCTTTATATTTTTGCACCAGAGGTTTTGCTCTGAACTTTACAGGATAATCCATCTCTGGCACATCTTTAGGTTCCCATATCCTTCCGAGTTTTTCTGCTCGTTTTCGTTTTTCTACTTTGGCTTTTTCGAATGTCTCCTCATCAATAATTGAAGGGTAGAATCCATCTCCAAGGTAGTGCTTATTCTGTAACATCTTTCCTGCAGTGGCATGGTAGCAGTCTATCCCAGCTTCTTTAGCAGCGCTCTTCAAAGAAAGTCCTGCCAATTACCCTGAAAATAATTCTCTTACTTTTTCTGCTGCTATATCATCTACAACAGCCTTTCCATCTTCAATTCTATATCCATAGGGTGTGTGACCCATCTAATTCACCAACCTTTCCTTCAATGTGATTCCACATTTTAATTCAAATCCGATTTCCTCTCGTGAAAAGACAATAATCCGCTCCATGAAACTTTCAAACAGCTCATCTTCATAAGCTGTGAGCATTTTGGACTTAGTGGCAAACTTAAGCAAACGGTCAACCTCGTCTACTTTTGCAAAATTGCCATTGACGGATCGAGTAAGTTGATCCTTTTCGGCAAGAAGCCTTTTTCTTTCTGCTTCCA
The window above is part of the Bacillus sp. (in: firmicutes) genome. Proteins encoded here:
- a CDS encoding recombinase family protein yields the protein MVVSRNVTVIPAIKRVGTNKSNESKPKIRVAAYCRVSTDSDEQASSYEIQIEHYTNYIKKNTDWELAGIFADDGITGTNTKKREEFNRMIDECMAGNIDMIITKSISRFARNTLDCLKYIRQLKDKNIAVFFEKENINTMDSKGEIMLTIMASLAQQESQSLSQNVKLGIQYRYQQGEVQVNHKRFLGYTKDENKQLVIDPKGAEVVKRIYREYLEGASLLQIARGLETDGILTAAGGKSKWRPETLKKILQNEKYIGDALLQKTYTVDFLSKKRVKNNGIVPQYYVENSHEPIIPRELFMRVQEEMVRRANLRGGKGGKKRICSSKYALSSIVYCGQCGDIYRRLHWNNRGYKSIVWRCVSRLEEKDSECTAPTINEETLQKAVVKAINELLVNKEPFLQTLQKNIATVFNEENDNATDDIDSKLEELQQQLLIQAKSKNDYEDVAAEIYRLRELKQNALVENVEREGKRQRIAEMTDFLNEQSYELEEYDEQLVRRLIEKVTIYEDKLIVEFKYGIEIDEEI